A genome region from Micromonospora inyonensis includes the following:
- the ligD gene encoding non-homologous end-joining DNA ligase: MPGRPPLKPMLATTGPLPAGPEWTYEFKWDGVRALADISADDQRLYARSGVEITAAYPELASLREQVDDVLLDGEVVLLGTAGQPSFTALAERMHVRDRNRAARLAAVAPVTYMIFDLLRLRGADLTGWPYARRRAELEALGIGGARWAVPPAFPDGPATYEAAAEHGLEGVMAKRLDAPYRPGVRSADWVKVKLEVTGDFVVGGWRPGARKIGGLLVGVPGPDGRLAYRGRVGGGIGAALERALLAELEPLRTTGSPFGGDVPREDARGAIWVTPRVVVEVKYGQRTPDGRLRFPRVLRLRPDKPPEEVDDAG, from the coding sequence GTGCCGGGGCGCCCGCCGCTGAAGCCGATGCTCGCGACGACCGGACCGCTGCCGGCGGGACCGGAATGGACGTACGAGTTCAAATGGGACGGGGTGCGCGCCCTGGCCGACATCTCCGCGGACGACCAGCGCCTCTACGCCCGCTCAGGCGTGGAGATCACCGCCGCGTACCCGGAACTGGCGAGCCTGCGGGAGCAGGTGGACGACGTCCTGCTCGACGGGGAGGTGGTCCTCCTCGGCACCGCCGGGCAACCGTCGTTCACCGCGTTGGCCGAACGCATGCACGTGCGGGACCGGAACCGGGCGGCGCGGCTGGCGGCGGTGGCTCCGGTGACGTACATGATCTTCGACCTGTTGCGGCTGCGCGGCGCGGACCTGACCGGCTGGCCGTATGCCCGGCGGCGCGCGGAGCTGGAGGCCCTCGGGATCGGCGGCGCGCGGTGGGCGGTGCCGCCGGCCTTCCCGGACGGGCCGGCCACCTACGAGGCGGCCGCTGAACACGGGCTGGAGGGGGTGATGGCCAAGCGCCTCGACGCGCCGTACCGCCCGGGGGTGCGCTCGGCGGACTGGGTGAAGGTCAAGCTGGAGGTGACCGGGGACTTCGTGGTGGGTGGCTGGCGGCCCGGCGCGCGGAAGATCGGCGGGCTGCTGGTCGGGGTGCCCGGCCCGGACGGCCGGCTCGCCTACCGGGGCCGGGTCGGCGGGGGGATCGGGGCGGCCCTGGAGCGGGCGCTCCTGGCCGAGCTGGAGCCGCTGCGCACCACCGGCTCGCCGTTCGGCGGCGACGTGCCCCGGGAGGACGCCCGGGGGGCGATCTGGGTGACGCCGCGGGTGGTGGTCGAGGTGAAGTACGGCCAGCGCACCCCGGACGGTCGACTGCGCTTCCCCCGGGTACTGCGACTGCGTCCGGACAAGCCCCCCGAGGAGGTCGACGATGCCGGGTGA
- the ligD gene encoding non-homologous end-joining DNA ligase, translating into MPGERLRVEVEGRSLELSNLDKVLYPDVGFTKGEVIDYYTRIAPVLLPHLADRALTRIRYPNGVADKSFFEKNKPAATPDWVRVATLPAPGSTKGRETIDYVVADDLPTLVWLANLAALELHTPQWRIGADPDMMVVDLDPGPPAGLRECSQVAVLMRDRLADDGVDAYPKTSGKKGMQLCCPVAGTQSAEVVSGYAHRIARELEGVHPKLVVSKMAKNLRPGKVFIDWSQNNAAKTTVAPYSLRAQPVPSVSTPLTWDEVEAVVGDGRRRLRQFTAVEVLTRVDEHGDLLAPLLDGGPELPTR; encoded by the coding sequence ATGCCGGGTGAGCGGCTGCGCGTGGAGGTGGAGGGGCGCTCGCTGGAGCTGTCCAACCTGGACAAGGTGCTCTACCCGGACGTCGGGTTCACCAAGGGTGAGGTGATCGACTACTACACCCGGATCGCCCCGGTGCTCCTGCCGCACCTGGCCGACCGGGCACTGACCCGGATCCGCTACCCGAACGGGGTGGCCGACAAGTCGTTCTTCGAGAAGAACAAGCCCGCCGCCACCCCCGACTGGGTACGCGTGGCGACCCTGCCCGCGCCCGGCTCGACCAAGGGTCGGGAGACCATCGACTACGTGGTCGCCGACGACCTGCCCACCCTGGTCTGGCTGGCCAACCTCGCCGCGCTGGAACTGCACACGCCGCAGTGGCGGATCGGGGCGGACCCGGACATGATGGTCGTCGACCTCGATCCGGGGCCGCCGGCCGGACTGCGCGAGTGCAGCCAGGTGGCGGTGCTGATGCGCGACCGGCTCGCCGACGACGGCGTGGACGCCTACCCGAAGACCTCGGGCAAGAAGGGGATGCAGCTCTGCTGCCCGGTGGCCGGCACCCAGTCCGCCGAGGTGGTCTCCGGGTACGCCCACCGCATCGCCCGTGAGCTGGAAGGCGTCCACCCGAAGCTGGTCGTGTCGAAGATGGCGAAGAATCTGCGCCCCGGGAAGGTCTTCATCGACTGGAGCCAGAACAACGCGGCCAAGACGACGGTGGCGCCGTACTCACTGCGGGCCCAGCCGGTGCCCTCGGTCTCCACACCGCTGACCTGGGACGAGGTGGAGGCGGTGGTCGGTGACGGTCGGCGCCGGCTGCGTCAGTTCACCGCCGTCGAGGTCCTGACCCGGGTCGACGAGCACGGCGACCTGCTCGCCCCGCTGCTCGACGGTGGTCCGGAACTGCCCACCCGCTGA
- a CDS encoding 3-oxoacyl-ACP synthase III family protein — protein MNPVSLVDVGSYLPEQRVTVDFYGGDDDALRESVMFKSPRYRRHVAPGETAVDMIEKAARPVLDRAAARGDGPLDVLLTNVQLPDLPWTGAGAAVAHRLGQDPGWVLDVHNGGCASFVHMLRTARQILRTGEARTALICCAQNTAGQMFAQSEVRRRSHASVPGDGCGVGYLRVGDESPILDIELRNIGEFAGDMGVRLEDGRRYWEPGRSQLDVSFTPDKVRKIIERGNALVPEVVNLLCDRLDVPTSAIDLLVTNQPNRLFLANWRESLGVDAARHPDTFDEYGNLFGAAVPVTLHETLRQGRPRPGDLVVLAGFAHAGDLAAAAAVRWHPDAA, from the coding sequence GTGAACCCGGTCAGTCTGGTGGACGTCGGCAGCTACCTGCCGGAGCAACGGGTGACCGTGGACTTCTACGGTGGCGACGACGACGCGCTCCGGGAGAGCGTGATGTTCAAGTCGCCCCGGTACCGCCGGCACGTCGCCCCGGGTGAGACCGCCGTGGACATGATCGAGAAGGCGGCCCGGCCGGTGCTGGACCGCGCCGCCGCCCGGGGTGACGGACCGCTGGACGTCCTGCTCACCAACGTCCAACTGCCCGACCTGCCGTGGACCGGCGCGGGAGCGGCGGTGGCGCACCGGCTCGGGCAGGACCCGGGCTGGGTCCTGGACGTGCACAACGGCGGCTGCGCCTCCTTCGTCCACATGCTCCGTACCGCCCGGCAGATCCTGCGCACCGGCGAGGCCCGCACCGCGCTGATCTGCTGCGCGCAGAACACCGCCGGGCAGATGTTCGCCCAGTCCGAGGTCCGCCGTCGGTCGCATGCCTCGGTGCCCGGCGACGGCTGCGGGGTCGGCTATCTGCGGGTGGGGGACGAGTCGCCGATCCTCGACATCGAGCTGCGCAACATCGGCGAGTTCGCCGGGGACATGGGTGTCCGGCTGGAGGACGGCCGCCGCTACTGGGAGCCGGGACGCAGTCAGCTCGACGTCTCGTTCACGCCGGACAAGGTCCGGAAGATCATCGAGCGGGGCAACGCCCTCGTACCGGAGGTGGTCAACCTGCTCTGCGACCGCCTCGACGTCCCCACCTCGGCGATCGACCTGCTGGTCACCAACCAGCCGAACCGGCTCTTCCTGGCCAACTGGCGGGAGTCCCTGGGCGTCGACGCGGCGCGGCATCCGGACACCTTCGACGAGTACGGCAACCTCTTCGGCGCGGCGGTGCCGGTCACCCTGCACGAGACGCTCCGGCAGGGTCGCCCGCGACCGGGGGACCTGGTGGTGCTGGCCGGCTTCGCGCACGCCGGTGACCTCGCCGCCGCCGCTGCCGTCCGCTGGCACCCCGACGCTGCCTGA
- a CDS encoding DivIVA domain-containing protein, whose protein sequence is MRTLLRRLLGRQHRRRPAYRHPVNAAPPSAYRPLRPWQVRARCFATRRHGLDPEEIRAFLHRVADELAVAQTALDAVLDENKRIKDALRDWQTTYALRPTARDQR, encoded by the coding sequence ATGCGCACACTCCTGCGTCGCCTGCTCGGCCGGCAGCATCGGCGTCGGCCGGCGTACCGGCACCCCGTCAACGCGGCCCCACCGTCCGCATACCGACCGTTGCGCCCCTGGCAGGTCCGCGCCCGCTGCTTCGCCACCCGCCGCCACGGGCTCGACCCGGAGGAGATACGCGCGTTCCTGCACCGCGTCGCCGACGAACTGGCCGTCGCGCAGACGGCGCTGGACGCCGTCCTCGACGAGAACAAACGGATCAAGGACGCGCTCCGCGACTGGCAGACCACGTACGCCCTGCGCCCGACCGCCCGGGACCAGCGATGA
- a CDS encoding winged helix-turn-helix domain-containing protein — MPRVSDRQRIAQDIRDKIASGEYGPGAKLPTLREMIAQYGVSAEPVRSALLILQAEGLVEGHQGKGVFVADRS, encoded by the coding sequence ATGCCCCGAGTCTCAGACCGTCAACGCATCGCCCAAGATATCCGTGACAAGATCGCCTCCGGCGAGTACGGACCCGGTGCGAAACTACCGACGTTGCGCGAGATGATCGCGCAGTACGGCGTCTCGGCAGAGCCTGTCCGTTCCGCCCTGCTCATCCTCCAAGCGGAAGGTCTGGTGGAGGGGCATCAGGGCAAGGGCGTGTTCGTGGCCGACCGTTCCTGA
- a CDS encoding DNA repair helicase XPB → MSGGPLIVQSDKTLLLEIDHPDAQACRMAIAPFAELERSPEHVHTYRLTPLGLWNARAAGHDAEGVVDALLKYSRYPVPHALLVDVAETMDRYGRLQLANDPVHGLVLRALDRLVLIEVAKSKKLAGMLGAKLDDDTIAVHPSERGRLKQALLKLGWPAEDLAGYVDGEAHPIELAEAGKDGGKPWTLRSYQRAAVEAFWAGGSGVVVLPCGAGKTLVGAAAMAEAKATTLILVTNTVAGRQWKRELVARTSLTEDEIGEYSGERKEIRPVTIATYQVLTSRRGGAFTHLDLFGARDWGLVIYDEVHLLPAPIFRFTADLQARRRLGLTATLVREDGREGDVFSLIGPKRFDAPWKDVEAQGWIAPALCTEVRVTLTDAERLAYATAESEERYRMAATARTKLPVVRALVQRHPDEQVLVIGGYIDQLHQLGEYLDAPIVQGSTTNKERERLFDAFRSGEIRTLVISKVGNFSIDLPEAAVAIQVSGTFGSRQEEAQRLGRVLRPKADGRQAHFYTVVSRDTIDTEYAAHRQRFLAEQGYAYTIVDADDVLGPKLPTVD, encoded by the coding sequence GTGAGCGGTGGACCACTGATCGTGCAGTCGGACAAGACCCTGCTGCTGGAGATCGACCACCCGGACGCCCAGGCCTGCCGGATGGCCATCGCGCCCTTCGCGGAGCTGGAGCGCTCCCCCGAACACGTGCACACCTATCGGCTCACCCCGCTCGGGCTGTGGAACGCCCGAGCCGCCGGGCACGACGCCGAGGGTGTGGTCGACGCCCTGCTCAAGTACTCCCGCTACCCCGTGCCGCACGCGTTGCTGGTCGACGTGGCCGAAACCATGGACCGGTACGGCCGGCTCCAGCTCGCCAACGATCCGGTGCACGGGCTGGTGCTGCGGGCGCTGGACCGGTTGGTGCTGATCGAGGTCGCCAAGAGCAAGAAGCTCGCCGGAATGCTCGGCGCGAAGCTCGACGACGACACGATCGCGGTGCACCCCTCCGAGCGGGGTCGGCTCAAGCAGGCCCTGCTCAAGCTCGGCTGGCCAGCCGAGGACCTGGCCGGATACGTCGACGGCGAGGCGCACCCGATCGAGCTGGCCGAGGCCGGCAAGGACGGCGGGAAGCCGTGGACGCTGCGGTCGTACCAGCGGGCGGCGGTGGAGGCGTTCTGGGCCGGTGGATCGGGTGTGGTGGTGCTGCCCTGCGGCGCGGGCAAGACCCTGGTCGGGGCGGCGGCGATGGCCGAGGCGAAGGCGACCACGCTGATCCTGGTCACCAACACGGTCGCCGGCCGGCAGTGGAAGCGCGAGCTGGTCGCCCGCACCTCGCTGACCGAGGACGAGATCGGCGAGTACTCCGGCGAGCGCAAGGAGATCCGCCCGGTCACCATCGCCACGTACCAGGTGCTCACCTCGCGGCGCGGCGGCGCGTTCACCCACCTCGACCTGTTCGGAGCCCGCGACTGGGGCCTGGTCATCTACGACGAGGTGCACCTGCTGCCCGCGCCGATCTTCCGGTTCACCGCCGACCTCCAGGCCCGTCGCCGGCTCGGCCTCACCGCCACGCTGGTCCGGGAGGACGGCCGGGAGGGCGACGTGTTTAGCCTGATCGGCCCGAAGCGGTTCGACGCGCCGTGGAAGGACGTCGAGGCGCAGGGCTGGATCGCCCCGGCGCTCTGCACCGAGGTACGGGTCACCCTGACCGACGCCGAGCGTCTGGCCTACGCGACCGCCGAGAGCGAGGAGCGCTACCGGATGGCGGCGACCGCCCGGACCAAGCTCCCGGTGGTCCGCGCGCTCGTGCAGCGGCACCCGGACGAGCAGGTGCTGGTGATCGGCGGCTACATCGACCAGCTCCACCAGCTCGGCGAATACCTCGACGCGCCCATCGTGCAGGGCTCGACCACCAACAAGGAGCGGGAACGGCTCTTCGACGCCTTCCGCTCCGGCGAGATCCGGACGCTGGTCATCTCGAAGGTCGGCAACTTCTCCATCGACCTGCCCGAGGCGGCGGTGGCGATCCAGGTCTCCGGCACGTTCGGCTCCCGGCAGGAGGAGGCGCAGCGGCTCGGCCGGGTGCTCCGCCCCAAGGCCGACGGCCGCCAGGCGCACTTCTACACGGTGGTCTCCCGGGACACCATCGACACCGAGTACGCCGCCCACCGGCAGCGCTTCCTCGCCGAGCAGGGGTACGCGTACACGATCGTCGACGCCGACGACGTCCTCGGCCCGAAGCTGCCCACCGTCGACTGA
- a CDS encoding L,D-transpeptidase family protein has product MNRVRSTIGVAALAVVTLVGAGACALDPQADPAGDDLAAVSVSGGLSGERASPGSDQLTAPIPARKATATLGTTRTTVQTTSNKTTASSTCPQGEYQRAVETYLAKLGTFGKVIVDGKQSATDCAAIKKFQQRYDIRPVQGRAGPTTHDVSKRLATTNVKSCKTGSGVTFCIDLTRQTTWAMRDGKVVIPPTVTRTGMRGYATPTGTYKINKRNIKEWSNPYEVWLPYWQRFVGGIGYHQTTTYLHDKSIGSHGCINLLPADAKRFWDWGKVGYRVVVFGRRPGT; this is encoded by the coding sequence ATGAACAGAGTTCGGTCCACCATCGGGGTCGCCGCCCTGGCAGTGGTCACGCTGGTCGGTGCGGGCGCGTGCGCGCTCGACCCGCAGGCTGATCCGGCCGGCGACGATCTCGCCGCGGTCAGCGTGTCGGGTGGGTTATCGGGGGAGCGCGCCTCGCCCGGCTCCGACCAGCTGACCGCCCCGATACCCGCCAGGAAGGCGACCGCGACACTCGGCACCACCCGCACCACCGTCCAGACCACCTCGAACAAGACCACGGCCAGCAGCACCTGCCCCCAGGGTGAGTACCAGAGGGCCGTCGAGACGTACCTCGCCAAGCTGGGCACCTTCGGCAAGGTCATCGTGGACGGCAAGCAGTCCGCCACCGACTGCGCCGCGATCAAGAAGTTCCAGCAGCGGTACGACATCCGTCCCGTCCAGGGTCGCGCCGGACCCACCACTCACGACGTGTCGAAGCGGCTGGCCACCACGAACGTGAAGAGCTGCAAGACCGGCTCCGGTGTCACGTTCTGCATCGACCTGACCCGGCAGACCACCTGGGCCATGCGCGACGGCAAGGTGGTCATCCCACCGACGGTGACCCGGACCGGGATGCGCGGCTACGCCACCCCGACCGGCACCTACAAGATCAACAAGCGGAACATCAAGGAGTGGTCGAACCCGTACGAGGTGTGGCTGCCGTACTGGCAGCGCTTCGTGGGTGGCATCGGCTACCACCAGACCACGACCTACCTGCACGACAAGTCGATCGGCTCGCACGGCTGCATCAACCTGCTCCCGGCCGACGCCAAGCGGTTCTGGGACTGGGGCAAGGTCGGCTACCGGGTGGTCGTCTTCGGCCGCCGGCCCGGCACCTGA
- a CDS encoding helicase-associated domain-containing protein produces the protein MTTSLADHLRTLGDEALAALLARRPDLVVPVPADLSALAVRAQSRVSVARALDGLDQFTLQILDAARLTRRPDGGGTSVETVLAMATAGPRPPAPTAVRTALSRLRELFLLYGPEHDLHVVPSVDEVSAHPAGLGRPAAELDPATATLCADPAKLRRTLLAAPPSARAILDRLAAGPPVGTVPPGALRAPATGVEDVVPADLTNGGAPTGSPVRWLVDHRLLVPVSGAESGGAGAVELPREVGLLLRRETGPLGPLRTEPPAVAAATREPKVVDNAGAGQAMEVVRHTEALLDALAADPAPVLRTGGVGVRDLRRLAKGTGLDEATTALLLETAYAAGLLGELDLPGATTTRYGADQQVLPTGGYEVWRAVSLARRWEQLARAWLTMTRQVGLVGQRDDRDRPISALSAEAERAGAPAARRAVLGVLADLPPATAPTPDEVLGLLDWRAPRRSRGRETAHREVLAEAATLGVTGLGTLTSYGRLLLVDTESQGGTGTDDPLGVRTDPDEQSTAVRALDALLPEPVDHFLVQADLTVVVPGPPEPTLAAELDVVAEHESAGGASVHRVTTASVRRALDAGWSAEDLHDLFRRRSRTPVPQGLTYLVDDMARRHGGLRVGSAGAYLRSDDEALLVEVLADRRLESLSLRRLAPTVLVTPYQVGRMLGALRDAGYAPVPEDPAGAAVLARPKARRAPARMPVSTRSVDPLAGPRLTPPRLLGIVEQIRRGEAAARAARRAPSVLRGVAPEGGGPAAVPGHRDTLAVLQQAVRDKALVWVGYVDAHGATASRLVRPVSIGAGYLRAEDDRTEMLHTFALHRITAAVREE, from the coding sequence ATGACCACCTCACTCGCGGACCACCTGCGCACCCTCGGCGACGAGGCGCTCGCCGCGCTGCTCGCCCGGCGGCCGGACCTCGTCGTACCGGTCCCCGCCGACCTCTCGGCCCTCGCCGTCCGGGCGCAGTCGCGGGTCTCGGTGGCCCGCGCGCTCGACGGGTTGGACCAGTTCACCCTCCAGATCCTCGACGCCGCCCGCCTGACCCGGCGTCCCGACGGCGGTGGCACCTCCGTCGAGACGGTGCTCGCGATGGCCACCGCCGGTCCGCGCCCACCCGCGCCGACCGCCGTCCGCACCGCCCTGTCCCGGCTGCGCGAGCTCTTCCTGCTGTACGGCCCGGAGCACGACCTGCACGTGGTGCCGAGTGTGGACGAGGTCTCCGCGCACCCGGCGGGGCTGGGCCGGCCGGCGGCGGAGCTGGACCCGGCCACGGCCACGCTCTGCGCCGACCCGGCGAAGCTGCGGCGGACGCTGCTGGCCGCTCCCCCCTCGGCGCGGGCGATCCTGGACCGGCTCGCCGCCGGCCCACCGGTCGGCACGGTGCCTCCGGGTGCGCTGCGTGCCCCCGCCACCGGAGTGGAGGACGTCGTCCCCGCCGACCTGACCAACGGTGGCGCGCCCACCGGCTCCCCGGTGCGCTGGCTGGTCGACCACCGGTTGCTGGTGCCGGTCTCCGGGGCGGAGTCCGGCGGGGCGGGCGCGGTGGAACTGCCCCGCGAGGTCGGCCTGCTGCTGCGTCGGGAGACCGGTCCGCTCGGTCCGTTGCGGACCGAACCGCCGGCGGTGGCCGCCGCGACCCGGGAGCCGAAGGTCGTGGACAACGCCGGGGCCGGACAGGCCATGGAGGTGGTCCGCCACACCGAGGCGTTGCTGGACGCGCTGGCCGCCGACCCGGCGCCGGTGCTGCGGACCGGCGGGGTCGGGGTGCGGGACCTGCGCCGGCTGGCCAAGGGCACGGGGCTGGACGAGGCGACCACGGCGCTGCTGCTGGAGACGGCGTACGCGGCCGGGCTGCTCGGCGAGCTGGATCTGCCCGGGGCGACCACCACCCGGTACGGGGCCGACCAGCAGGTCCTGCCCACCGGCGGGTACGAGGTGTGGCGGGCGGTCTCGCTGGCCCGGCGCTGGGAGCAACTGGCCCGCGCCTGGCTGACCATGACCCGGCAGGTCGGGCTGGTCGGGCAGCGGGACGACCGGGACCGGCCGATCAGCGCGCTCTCCGCCGAGGCGGAACGAGCCGGCGCGCCGGCCGCCCGCCGGGCCGTGCTCGGCGTCCTCGCCGACCTGCCCCCGGCTACCGCCCCCACCCCCGACGAGGTGCTGGGGCTGCTCGACTGGCGGGCACCCCGGCGCAGCCGGGGACGGGAGACGGCGCACCGGGAGGTTCTGGCGGAGGCGGCCACGCTGGGCGTGACCGGTCTCGGGACGCTCACCTCATACGGGCGGCTGCTGCTGGTTGACACGGAGTCCCAGGGAGGAACAGGGACCGACGACCCGCTGGGGGTGCGCACCGATCCCGACGAGCAGTCGACCGCTGTCCGGGCCCTGGACGCGCTGCTCCCCGAGCCGGTCGACCACTTCCTCGTCCAGGCCGACCTGACCGTGGTGGTGCCGGGTCCACCGGAGCCGACGCTCGCCGCCGAACTGGACGTGGTCGCCGAGCACGAGTCGGCCGGCGGGGCGAGCGTGCACCGGGTCACCACGGCGAGCGTCCGCCGGGCCCTGGATGCCGGCTGGTCCGCCGAGGACCTGCACGACCTGTTCCGTCGCCGGTCCCGGACCCCGGTCCCGCAGGGGCTGACGTACCTGGTGGACGACATGGCCCGTCGGCACGGCGGGTTGCGGGTCGGTTCGGCCGGGGCGTACCTGCGCAGCGACGACGAGGCGCTGCTGGTCGAGGTGCTCGCCGACCGGCGGTTGGAGTCGCTCTCGCTGCGCCGCCTCGCCCCGACCGTGCTGGTGACGCCGTACCAGGTGGGGCGGATGCTGGGGGCGCTGCGCGACGCCGGCTACGCGCCGGTACCGGAGGACCCGGCCGGTGCGGCGGTGCTGGCCCGACCGAAGGCGCGCCGGGCCCCCGCCCGGATGCCGGTGTCCACCCGCTCGGTCGACCCGCTGGCCGGGCCCCGGCTCACCCCGCCCCGGCTGCTCGGCATCGTGGAGCAGATCCGGCGGGGCGAGGCGGCGGCGCGGGCGGCCCGCCGGGCTCCGTCGGTGCTGCGTGGCGTGGCACCGGAGGGGGGCGGCCCGGCCGCGGTGCCGGGTCACCGGGACACACTGGCGGTGCTGCAACAGGCGGTGCGGGACAAGGCCCTGGTCTGGGTGGGGTACGTGGACGCGCACGGCGCCACCGCGTCCCGGCTGGTGCGTCCGGTGTCGATCGGGGCGGGTTACCTACGCGCCGAGGACGACCGGACGGAGATGCTGCACACCTTCGCGCTGCACCGGATCACCGCGGCGGTGCGGGAGGAGTAG
- a CDS encoding HAD family hydrolase, which produces MSPLTVGFDLDMTLVDSRPGIAATFRALTARTGVPVDVESAVARLGPPLRTEIARWFPPAEVDSMVTLYRKLYPAYAITPTVPLPGAVAALDAVRAHGGRVLVVTAKLGRLARLHLDHLGLAVDELVGDLFAEEKATALVTHGATHYVGDHVADMVAARTARIPGIGVATGPCSAEELRAAGADLVLDDLTGFPAATGRLIRLA; this is translated from the coding sequence ATGTCCCCTCTGACAGTCGGGTTCGATCTCGACATGACCCTGGTCGACTCACGTCCCGGCATCGCCGCCACCTTCCGGGCGCTCACCGCCCGCACCGGGGTGCCGGTGGACGTCGAGTCCGCGGTGGCCCGGCTCGGGCCGCCGCTGCGTACCGAGATCGCCCGCTGGTTCCCGCCGGCGGAGGTCGATTCGATGGTCACCCTCTACCGCAAGCTCTACCCGGCGTACGCGATCACCCCGACGGTGCCGCTGCCCGGCGCGGTCGCCGCCCTCGACGCCGTCCGTGCCCACGGCGGACGGGTCCTGGTGGTCACCGCGAAACTCGGCCGGCTGGCCCGGCTGCACCTGGACCACCTCGGGCTGGCCGTCGACGAGCTGGTCGGCGACCTGTTCGCCGAGGAGAAGGCGACCGCGCTGGTCACCCACGGCGCGACCCACTACGTCGGCGACCACGTGGCGGACATGGTGGCCGCCCGGACGGCCCGGATCCCGGGGATCGGGGTGGCGACCGGCCCGTGCTCGGCCGAGGAACTGCGCGCCGCCGGAGCCGACCTGGTACTCGACGATCTCACCGGATTCCCAGCGGCGACGGGGCGGTTGATCCGGCTAGCCTGA
- a CDS encoding cold-shock protein, which translates to MPTGRVKWYDAAKGYGFVTSDEGGDVFLPKGALPAGVTDLKGGQRVDFSVVDSRRGAQAMGVKLLDAPPSVAELRRRPAEELHGLVEDMIKVLEAKVQPDLRRGRFPDRKTAQKIAQLVHAVARELEV; encoded by the coding sequence GTGCCGACGGGTCGAGTGAAGTGGTATGACGCGGCCAAGGGATACGGGTTCGTCACCAGTGACGAAGGTGGCGACGTGTTCCTGCCCAAGGGCGCGCTGCCGGCAGGGGTCACCGATCTGAAGGGCGGCCAGCGCGTCGATTTCAGCGTCGTGGACAGCCGCCGGGGCGCGCAGGCGATGGGGGTCAAGCTGCTCGACGCCCCGCCGTCCGTTGCGGAGCTGCGCCGCCGGCCGGCGGAGGAGCTGCACGGACTGGTCGAGGATATGATCAAGGTGCTGGAGGCCAAGGTCCAGCCGGACCTGCGGCGGGGCCGCTTCCCGGACCGGAAGACCGCGCAGAAGATCGCTCAGCTCGTCCACGCGGTCGCGCGCGAGCTGGAGGTCTGA
- a CDS encoding 1,4-dihydroxy-6-naphthoate synthase — protein sequence MALSLAISPCPNDTFVFHALVHGLVPGAPPVEVTYADVDVTNTAAERGAFDLVKVSYGALPWLLEDYHLLPCGGALGRGCGPLLLTRPGTGEAGAGDPGEASGGDLGSTGDLSGATVAVPGDRTTAYLLFRLWSAERPPARIEVVPFHEIMPGVAAGRYDAGLVIHEARFTYPRHGLTALVDLGEWWERTAGLPIPLGAILAKRGVVDPQAAAGWIRASVERAWADPAATRDYVLTHAQEMEPDVVDRHIGLYVNEFTADLGADGFAAVEALLRRAADAGLVPQTSSSRATAWTS from the coding sequence GTGGCGCTCTCGCTGGCGATCTCGCCCTGCCCCAACGACACCTTCGTGTTCCACGCGCTGGTGCACGGCCTCGTGCCCGGCGCACCGCCGGTCGAGGTGACCTACGCCGATGTGGACGTCACCAACACCGCCGCCGAGCGGGGGGCGTTCGACCTGGTCAAGGTGAGCTACGGGGCACTGCCGTGGCTGCTGGAGGACTATCACCTGCTGCCCTGCGGCGGGGCGCTCGGCCGAGGGTGCGGCCCGCTGCTGCTCACCCGCCCCGGAACCGGCGAGGCGGGCGCGGGCGACCCCGGCGAGGCGAGCGGGGGCGACCTCGGCAGCACGGGCGACCTCAGCGGCGCGACGGTCGCCGTACCGGGTGACCGGACGACGGCGTACCTGCTGTTCCGGCTCTGGTCGGCCGAACGGCCGCCGGCGCGGATCGAGGTGGTGCCGTTCCACGAGATCATGCCGGGCGTGGCCGCCGGCCGGTACGACGCCGGCCTGGTGATCCACGAGGCCCGGTTCACGTACCCCCGACACGGGTTGACCGCTCTGGTCGACCTGGGCGAATGGTGGGAGCGCACCGCGGGCCTGCCGATCCCGCTCGGGGCGATCCTGGCGAAGCGCGGCGTGGTGGACCCGCAGGCCGCCGCCGGGTGGATCCGCGCCTCGGTGGAGCGGGCGTGGGCCGACCCGGCGGCCACCCGGGACTACGTGCTAACCCATGCCCAGGAGATGGAGCCCGACGTGGTGGACCGGCACATCGGCCTCTACGTCAACGAATTCACCGCCGACCTGGGAGCGGACGGTTTCGCCGCCGTGGAGGCGCTGCTGCGCCGGGCCGCCGACGCCGGGCTCGTGCCTCAGACCTCCAGCTCGCGCGCGACCGCGTGGACGAGCTGA